Proteins from one Astatotilapia calliptera chromosome 8, fAstCal1.2, whole genome shotgun sequence genomic window:
- the g6pc1a.2 gene encoding glucose-6-phosphatase catalytic subunit 1 isoform X2, with protein sequence MLNAVMDAVQGFGVSSTHYLQTNYKDAQGLFLWVSWAADLRNTFFIFFPLWFHLRASVGIKLIWVAVIGDWLNLVFKWILFGERPYWWVHETAYYANSVPPHIEQYPMTCETGPGSPSGHAMGAAGVYYTLVTSILAIMTSNKSTNSQCCVNLYFNRYLKALLWTLFCGVQVCVCLSRVFIAAHFPHQVIAGLITGMIVAEAFNRTQWIYSASMKKYFYTTLFLTSFAVGFYVLLKALGVDLLWTMEKAQKWCIRPEWVHLDTTPFASLLRNMGTLFGLGLGLHSPLYTETKKSSSLLVKAGCIISSLLLLHLFDSFKPPTHTAALFYLLSFCKSAIVPLVTVSIIPYCVNRSLSQHNKKAV encoded by the exons ATGCTTAATGCCGTGATGGACGCTGTGCAGGGTTTCGGGGTGAGCAGCACCCACTACCTGCAGACCAACTACAAAGATGCCCAGGGCTTGTTTCTCTGGGTCTCCTGGGCGGCTGATCTGAGGAAcaccttcttcatcttcttccccCTTTGGTTTCATCTGCGGGCTTCAGTGGGCATCAAGCTGATCTGGGTGGCTGTGATCGGAGACTGGCTTAATTTAGTGTTCAAATG GATTCTGTTTGGAGAGAGGCCGTACTGGTGGGTCCACGAGACAGCCTACTATGCAAACTCCGTGCCCCCTCACATTGAGCAGTACCCAATGACCTGTGAGACTGGACCAG gcagcccctctggccatgcTATGGGAGCTGCAGGAGTCTACTACACCCTGGTGACCTCGATCCTCGCCATCATGACCAGCAACAAATCCACAAACAGTCAGTG CTGTGTAAATTTGTACTTCAACAGGTATCTGAAGGCTCTTCTGTGGACGCTTTTTTGTGGGGTCCAGGTGTGTGTCTGCCTCTCTAGAGTCTTTATTGCTGCCCACTTCCCCCACCAGGTCATCGCCGGTCTTATCACAG GTATGATTGTGGCTGAGGCCTTTAACAGAACTCAGTGGATCTACAGCGCCAGCATGAAGAAGTATTTCTACACGACTCTGTTCCTCACCTCCTTCGCTGTTGGCTTCTATGTGCTGCTCAAAGCTCTGGGTGTGGACCTGCTGTGGACCATGGAGAAAGCCCAGAAGTGGTGCATCAGACCAGAGTGGGTCCACCTGGACACCACGCCCTTTGCCAGCCTCCTACGCAACATGGGCACGCTGTTTGGCCTGGGTCTGGGCCTGCACTCTCCCCTCTACACCGAAACCAAAAAGAGCAGCAGCCTGTTGGTCAAAGCAGGATGCATCATCAGCTCTCTGCTCCTGCTGCACCTGTTTGACTCCTTCAAGCCTCCTACACATACCGCGGCCCTCTTCTACCTGCTGTCCTTCTGCAAGAGTGCCATTGTGCCACTGGTCACTGTCAGTATCATCCCATACTGTGTGAACCGATCTCTGAGCCAGCACAACAAAAAGGCAGTGTGA
- the g6pc1a.2 gene encoding glucose-6-phosphatase catalytic subunit 1 isoform X3, whose translation MLNAVMDAVQGFGVSSTHYLQTNYKDAQGLFLWVSWAADLRNTFFIFFPLWFHLRASVGIKLIWVAVIGDWLNLVFKWILFGERPYWWVHETAYYANSVPPHIEQYPMTCETGPGERHHCSCTAALTCVRALLWTLFCGVQVCVCLSRVFIAAHFPHQVIAGLITGMIVAEAFNRTQWIYSASMKKYFYTTLFLTSFAVGFYVLLKALGVDLLWTMEKAQKWCIRPEWVHLDTTPFASLLRNMGTLFGLGLGLHSPLYTETKKSSSLLVKAGCIISSLLLLHLFDSFKPPTHTAALFYLLSFCKSAIVPLVTVSIIPYCVNRSLSQHNKKAV comes from the exons ATGCTTAATGCCGTGATGGACGCTGTGCAGGGTTTCGGGGTGAGCAGCACCCACTACCTGCAGACCAACTACAAAGATGCCCAGGGCTTGTTTCTCTGGGTCTCCTGGGCGGCTGATCTGAGGAAcaccttcttcatcttcttccccCTTTGGTTTCATCTGCGGGCTTCAGTGGGCATCAAGCTGATCTGGGTGGCTGTGATCGGAGACTGGCTTAATTTAGTGTTCAAATG GATTCTGTTTGGAGAGAGGCCGTACTGGTGGGTCCACGAGACAGCCTACTATGCAAACTCCGTGCCCCCTCACATTGAGCAGTACCCAATGACCTGTGAGACTGGACCAGGTGAGAGACACCACTGTTCATGCACGGCTGCATTAACTTGCGTGAGG GCTCTTCTGTGGACGCTTTTTTGTGGGGTCCAGGTGTGTGTCTGCCTCTCTAGAGTCTTTATTGCTGCCCACTTCCCCCACCAGGTCATCGCCGGTCTTATCACAG GTATGATTGTGGCTGAGGCCTTTAACAGAACTCAGTGGATCTACAGCGCCAGCATGAAGAAGTATTTCTACACGACTCTGTTCCTCACCTCCTTCGCTGTTGGCTTCTATGTGCTGCTCAAAGCTCTGGGTGTGGACCTGCTGTGGACCATGGAGAAAGCCCAGAAGTGGTGCATCAGACCAGAGTGGGTCCACCTGGACACCACGCCCTTTGCCAGCCTCCTACGCAACATGGGCACGCTGTTTGGCCTGGGTCTGGGCCTGCACTCTCCCCTCTACACCGAAACCAAAAAGAGCAGCAGCCTGTTGGTCAAAGCAGGATGCATCATCAGCTCTCTGCTCCTGCTGCACCTGTTTGACTCCTTCAAGCCTCCTACACATACCGCGGCCCTCTTCTACCTGCTGTCCTTCTGCAAGAGTGCCATTGTGCCACTGGTCACTGTCAGTATCATCCCATACTGTGTGAACCGATCTCTGAGCCAGCACAACAAAAAGGCAGTGTGA
- the g6pc1a.2 gene encoding glucose-6-phosphatase catalytic subunit 1 isoform X1, with amino-acid sequence MLNAVMDAVQGFGVSSTHYLQTNYKDAQGLFLWVSWAADLRNTFFIFFPLWFHLRASVGIKLIWVAVIGDWLNLVFKWILFGERPYWWVHETAYYANSVPPHIEQYPMTCETGPGSPSGHAMGAAGVYYTLVTSILAIMTSNKSTNSQWYLKALLWTLFCGVQVCVCLSRVFIAAHFPHQVIAGLITGMIVAEAFNRTQWIYSASMKKYFYTTLFLTSFAVGFYVLLKALGVDLLWTMEKAQKWCIRPEWVHLDTTPFASLLRNMGTLFGLGLGLHSPLYTETKKSSSLLVKAGCIISSLLLLHLFDSFKPPTHTAALFYLLSFCKSAIVPLVTVSIIPYCVNRSLSQHNKKAV; translated from the exons ATGCTTAATGCCGTGATGGACGCTGTGCAGGGTTTCGGGGTGAGCAGCACCCACTACCTGCAGACCAACTACAAAGATGCCCAGGGCTTGTTTCTCTGGGTCTCCTGGGCGGCTGATCTGAGGAAcaccttcttcatcttcttccccCTTTGGTTTCATCTGCGGGCTTCAGTGGGCATCAAGCTGATCTGGGTGGCTGTGATCGGAGACTGGCTTAATTTAGTGTTCAAATG GATTCTGTTTGGAGAGAGGCCGTACTGGTGGGTCCACGAGACAGCCTACTATGCAAACTCCGTGCCCCCTCACATTGAGCAGTACCCAATGACCTGTGAGACTGGACCAG gcagcccctctggccatgcTATGGGAGCTGCAGGAGTCTACTACACCCTGGTGACCTCGATCCTCGCCATCATGACCAGCAACAAATCCACAAACAGTCAGTG GTATCTGAAGGCTCTTCTGTGGACGCTTTTTTGTGGGGTCCAGGTGTGTGTCTGCCTCTCTAGAGTCTTTATTGCTGCCCACTTCCCCCACCAGGTCATCGCCGGTCTTATCACAG GTATGATTGTGGCTGAGGCCTTTAACAGAACTCAGTGGATCTACAGCGCCAGCATGAAGAAGTATTTCTACACGACTCTGTTCCTCACCTCCTTCGCTGTTGGCTTCTATGTGCTGCTCAAAGCTCTGGGTGTGGACCTGCTGTGGACCATGGAGAAAGCCCAGAAGTGGTGCATCAGACCAGAGTGGGTCCACCTGGACACCACGCCCTTTGCCAGCCTCCTACGCAACATGGGCACGCTGTTTGGCCTGGGTCTGGGCCTGCACTCTCCCCTCTACACCGAAACCAAAAAGAGCAGCAGCCTGTTGGTCAAAGCAGGATGCATCATCAGCTCTCTGCTCCTGCTGCACCTGTTTGACTCCTTCAAGCCTCCTACACATACCGCGGCCCTCTTCTACCTGCTGTCCTTCTGCAAGAGTGCCATTGTGCCACTGGTCACTGTCAGTATCATCCCATACTGTGTGAACCGATCTCTGAGCCAGCACAACAAAAAGGCAGTGTGA